A genomic region of Cannabis sativa cultivar Pink pepper isolate KNU-18-1 chromosome 1, ASM2916894v1, whole genome shotgun sequence contains the following coding sequences:
- the LOC115707904 gene encoding uncharacterized protein LOC115707904 isoform X2 — MKRSGLRKTATSKSSSKELERIDNLFYSYANGSSNMIDPEGIEALCSDLEVEHTDVRILMLAWKMKAEKQGYFILEEWRRGLKSLRADTVNKLKKALPELEKEVKRPLSFVDFYSYAFRYCLTEEKQKSIDIESICELLNIVLGSEYPSQVELFIEYLKIQNDYKVINLDQWMGFYRFCNEISFPGLDNYDPELAWPLILDNFVEWLREKRF; from the exons ATGAAGCGGTCCGGCTTGAGAAAAACGG CCACCAGTAAATCCTCTTCAAAAGAATTGGAACGAATCGACAATTTGTTTTATTCATACGCTAATGGGTCCTCCAATATGATTGA CCCAGAAGGAATTGAAGCACTTTGTTCTGACTTGGAAGTGGAGCATACTGATGTGAGGATATTGATGCTTGCCTG GAAAATGAAGGCTGAAAAACAGGGATACTTTATCCTG GAAGAGTGGCGTAGAGGCCTCAAATCATTAAGGGCTGACACTGTaaataaattgaaaaaggcACTTCCAGAGCTAGAGAAAGAG GTCAAGAGGCCATTGAGCTTTGTGGATTTCTATTCTTATGCATTCCGTTATTGTTTAACAG aggAGAAACAGAAGAGCATAGATATAGAGAGCATATGTGAATTGTTAAATATTGTTCTAGGATCTGAATACCCTTCCCAGGTTGAATTGTTCATTGAGTATTTGAAG ATTCAAAATGATTACAAAGTCATAAACCTGGATCAGTGGATGGGCTTTTACCGGTTTTGCAATGAG ATTAGTTTTCCAGGCCTTGATAATTATGATCCTGAACTCGCGTGGCCATTGATCTTGGACAATTTTGTCGAGTGGTTGCGGGAGAAGCGATTCTGA
- the LOC115707904 gene encoding uncharacterized protein LOC115707904 isoform X1, with translation MKRSGLRKTGQTNSTASLNSSAADLFRSATSKSSSKELERIDNLFYSYANGSSNMIDPEGIEALCSDLEVEHTDVRILMLAWKMKAEKQGYFILEEWRRGLKSLRADTVNKLKKALPELEKEVKRPLSFVDFYSYAFRYCLTEEKQKSIDIESICELLNIVLGSEYPSQVELFIEYLKIQNDYKVINLDQWMGFYRFCNEISFPGLDNYDPELAWPLILDNFVEWLREKRF, from the exons ATGAAGCGGTCCGGCTTGAGAAAAACGGGTCAGACCAATTCAACAGCTTCCCTTAATTCTTCGGCGGCGGATCTCTTTCGCTCCG CCACCAGTAAATCCTCTTCAAAAGAATTGGAACGAATCGACAATTTGTTTTATTCATACGCTAATGGGTCCTCCAATATGATTGA CCCAGAAGGAATTGAAGCACTTTGTTCTGACTTGGAAGTGGAGCATACTGATGTGAGGATATTGATGCTTGCCTG GAAAATGAAGGCTGAAAAACAGGGATACTTTATCCTG GAAGAGTGGCGTAGAGGCCTCAAATCATTAAGGGCTGACACTGTaaataaattgaaaaaggcACTTCCAGAGCTAGAGAAAGAG GTCAAGAGGCCATTGAGCTTTGTGGATTTCTATTCTTATGCATTCCGTTATTGTTTAACAG aggAGAAACAGAAGAGCATAGATATAGAGAGCATATGTGAATTGTTAAATATTGTTCTAGGATCTGAATACCCTTCCCAGGTTGAATTGTTCATTGAGTATTTGAAG ATTCAAAATGATTACAAAGTCATAAACCTGGATCAGTGGATGGGCTTTTACCGGTTTTGCAATGAG ATTAGTTTTCCAGGCCTTGATAATTATGATCCTGAACTCGCGTGGCCATTGATCTTGGACAATTTTGTCGAGTGGTTGCGGGAGAAGCGATTCTGA
- the LOC115708226 gene encoding deSI-like protein At4g17486 codes for MILLCRKSCNNADNGSVPVYLNVYDLTPINGYAYWFGLGVYHSGVQVHGVEYAFGAHEYSSTGIFEGEPKKCEGFTFRKTILIGKTDMGPSEVRTVMEELAEVYKGNAYNLITKNCNHFCNDACIRLTRNSIPSWVNRLARIGFMCNCVLPVTLNSTKVRHHRIEDNNKPPIEGGEKKKKLIVESNVLNSSSNSSSSPSASPSGATMRRGRSRTRRPRPPPSPLIVTSSAS; via the exons atgatattGTTGTGCCGAAAATCTTGTAACAATGCGGATAATGGATCTGTACCAGTGTACCTAAATGTTTATGATCTGACACCCATTAATGGATATGCTTACTGGTTTGGTCTTGGAGTTTATCATTCTGGGGTACAAG TTCATGGTGTTGAGTATGCATTTGGAGCTCATGAATATTCAAGTACTGGGATTTTTGAAGGAGAGCCTAAAAAATGTGAGGGATTTACATTCAGAAAGACAATATTGATAGGCAAAACAGATATGGGACCTTCTGAAGTAAGAACAGTCATGGAAGAACTTGCAGAAGTCTACAAAGGAAATGCCTATAATTTGATCACCAAAAACTGCAACCATTTTTGTAATGATGCTTGTATTAGATTGACTAGAAATTCAATCCCAAGTTGGGTTAATCGACTTGCCAGAATCG GGTTTATGTGCAACTGTGTTCTTCCTGTGACTTTAAACTCAACAAAAGTTAGGCATCATAGAATTGAAGATAACAATAAACCACCTATTGAAGgaggagagaagaagaagaaactaatAGTTGAGTCAAATGTGTTAAACTCTTCTTCAAAttcctcttcttctccttcagCTTCACCTTCTGGCGCCACAATGCGAAGAGGAAGAAGCAGAACCAGACGCCCTCGACCTCCGCCTTCTCCCTTGATTGTCACTTCTTCAGCATCTTGA
- the LOC115707907 gene encoding uncharacterized protein LOC115707907, whose product MKPVTKFDSFTIDNRPGEQWVSLKRKFEDEDIKIEATMFDGVATSSITGAPAAAKDDVEFYISTIVNITEEGSGHLVEVVCSAWPEEIEIDSVSIRKQENLPAKPYPGPVFKIGWFGALNQFKLAKMGRPFSSNPTTTSSTNKGGGVGEKTESNLTKYDESYRQLDNLDFMTAAKILFTEPPKKKKFGLDFHLVQLFFVLMPSLAVYLVAQYARYEIRRMEQELEQKKKKEDEKKAKELELKAIEEKEAGNPELREVKTRLDKLEESLKKIVVESIQPSSSEGLKNNERDDERKDTAETEASSGKSTSESSTSIDTEKEPRGGHNLQEQKSDSGKGKVGEPSEVSNPR is encoded by the exons ATGAAG CCAGTTACAAAATTTGATTCATTTACAATTGATAACCGACCTGGAGAGCAATGGGTTAGtttgaaaagaaaatttgaGGATGAAGACATTAAAATTGAAGCTACCATGTTTGATGGGGTTGCTACTTCTTCAATAACTGGTGCACCTGCTGCTGCGAAAGATGATGTGGAGTTTTACATTAGCACGATTGTTAACATTACCGAAGAGGGAAGTGGTCATTTGGTTGAGGTCGTGTGCTCGGCTTGGCCAGAAGAAATAGAGATCGATAGTGTTTCGATTCGAAAACAAGAAAATTTGCCTGCTAAGCCTTATCCTGGCCCTGTATTCAA AATTGGCTGGTTTGGAGCTTTGAACCAATTTAAACTTGCTAAAATGGGGAGGCCATTTTCAAGCAATCCCACTACAACGAGCTCTACCAACAAAGGCGGCGGCGTTGGCGAGAAGACTGAGTCCAATTTGACTAAGTACGACGAGTCGTATCGGCAACTAGACAATCTTGACTTCATGACCGCCGCTAAGATCCTCTTTACTGAACCTCCCAAGAAAAAGAAATTTGG GTTAGATTTTCACCTAGTACAACTCTTCTTTGTCTTGATGCCTTCATTGG CTGTATATTTAGTTGCTCAATATGCTCgttatgaaataagaagaatGGAACAG GAACTTGagcaaaagaagaaaaaggaagATGAAAAGAAAGCAAAAGAACTTGAATTGAAAGCTATTGAAGAAAAAGAAGCAGGTAATCCCGAGTTGAGGGAGGTGAAAACAAGGCTAGATAAACTCGAGGAATCCCTCAAAAAAATTGTGGTCGAGTCAATACAGCCAAGCAGCAGTGAAGGGTTGAAGAACAATGAAAGAGATGATGAGAGAAAAGATACTGCAGAAACTGAGGCAAGTAGTGGCAAGAGTACCTCCGAATCAAGCACATCCATTGATACTGAGAAAGAACCTCGCGGTGGACATAATCTTCAAGAACAGAAATCAGACTCGGGGAAGGGGAAGGTAGGCGAGCCCTCGGAAGTTTCCAATCCCAGGTAG
- the LOC115704236 gene encoding uncharacterized protein At2g39795, mitochondrial: protein MARLIRPLRKTLHSISSTSSSSSSKTMPLLQLPLLNPQLSPQSPRTYISEMRKSAFDGNLQRLLRNEIQYELEASPPDQPVTKFDSFTIDNRPGEQWVSLKRKFEDEDIKIEATMFDGVVTSSKTGAPVVGKDDVEFHISTIVNITKEGSGHMVEVMCSAWPEEIEIDSVSIRKQENVPAKHYPGPVFKDLDDELQNSLYDFLEVRGIDDQMAVFLHRYMKNKDKTEFIKWMETVKSFVEKQ from the exons ATGGCTCGCCTGATCCGACCTTTGAGGAAAACCCTTCATTCTATTTCatcaacttcttcttcttcctcttccaaAACTATGCCTTTACTGCAACTTCCCCTCTTAAATCCCCAACTCTCTCCTCAATCCCCAAGAACATACATTTCTGAAATGCGCAAATCCGCCTTCGATGGAAACCTTCAAAGGCTACTCCGTAATGAGATCCAATACGAATTGGAGGCCTCTCCTCCTGACCAG CCAGTTACAAAATTTGATTCATTTACAATTGATAACCGACCTGGAGAGCAATGGGTTAGtttgaaaagaaaatttgaGGATGAAGACATTAAAATTGAAGCTACCATGTTTGATGGGGTTGTTACTTCTTCAAAAACTGGTGCACCTGTTGTTGGAAAAGATGATGTGGAGTTTCACATTAGCACGATTGTTAACATTACCAAAGAGGGAAGTGGTCATATGGTTGAGGTCATGTGCTCGGCTTGGCCAGAAGAAATAGAGATCGATAGTGTTTCGATTCGAAAACAAGAAAATGTGCCTGCTAAGCATTATCCTGGCCCTGTATTCAA GGACTTGGATGATGAACTTCAGAACTCACTGTATGATTTTTTGGAAGTGAGAGGCATAGATGATCAAATGGCTGTGTTCTTGCACCGGTACATGAAGAACAAAGATAAAactgagtttattaaatggatGGAAACTGTGAAATCCTTTGTTGAAAAGCAGTAG